In one Amaranthus tricolor cultivar Red isolate AtriRed21 chromosome 8, ASM2621246v1, whole genome shotgun sequence genomic region, the following are encoded:
- the LOC130820403 gene encoding RING-H2 finger protein ATL46-like, which yields MSLIQSSTSSSINHDLFQRDTTPQTLSSSSSSGKISPAILFIIIILAVIFFISGLLHLLVRFFTKQRSSSSFSQSNRYPDNFSNSDAFQRQLQQLFHLHDSGLDQAFIDALPVFQYKEIVGLKEPFDCAVCLCEFSEQDKLRLLPLCSHAFHIECIDTWLLSNSTCPLCRGALYTPGIPIENPIAGFEDLGDEDGSDGLDLGHKSLEIEIVGDKRVFHVRLGKFRSTSNEVQEHDLEAKQRDVGETSSTSLDARRCFSMGSYQYVVADSVFQVALCPNRPSNVGVDFKNIKRRIGQNGNLGTKIGDSEARKINIGTKNESLSVSKIWLWSKKGKFQNTSNNDNSGVPVDINLPWTNRGQTS from the coding sequence atgtcATTGATTCAATCATCAACATCATCTTCAATTAACCATGATTTGTTTCAAAGAGACACAACCCCACaaacattatcatcatcatcttcaagtGGAAAAATTAGTCCtgctattttgtttattataatcaTATTGgctgtaattttctttatttctggTCTTCTTCATTTATTAGTTAGATTCTTCACAAAACAAagatcttcctcatcattttCTCAATCTAATAGATACCCTGATAATTTTTCAAATTCTGATGCATTTCAAAGACAATTACAGCAACTTTTCCACCTTCATGACTCAGGATTAGACCAAGCTTTTATTGATGCACTTCCTGTATTTCAATACAAAGAAATTGTGGGTTTAAAAGAACCATTTGATTGTGCTGTTTGTTTATGTGAGTTTTCAGAGCAAGATAAGCTAAGGTTACTACCTTTATGTAGTCATGCTTTTCATATTGAGTGTATAGACACATGGTTACTCTCAAATTCAACTTGTCCCCTTTGTAGGGGTGCTCTCTACACCCCAGGGATCCCAATCGAAAACCCGATTGCAGGTTTCGAAGATTTAGGAGATGAAGATGGGAGTGATGGATTGGATTTGGGTCATAAGTCCCTTGAGATTGAGATTGTGGGTGATAAGAGGGTGTTTCATGTGAGACTTGGCAAGTTTAGGAGCACAAGTAATGAAGTTCAAGAACATGATTTAGAAGCGAAACAAAGAGACGTGGGTGAAACTAGTAGTACTAGTTTGGATGCAAGAAGGTGTTTCTCAATGGGTTCATATCAATATGTGGTTGCTGATTCAGTTTTTCAAGTTGCATTATGCCCAAATAGACCTTCAAATGTTGGTGTTGATTTCAAGAATATCAAAAGAAGAATTGGTCAAAATGGGAATTTAGGTACTAAGATTGGTGATTCTGAGGCTAGAAAAATTAATATAGGTACCAAAAATGAAAGTTTATCTGTATCAAAGATATGGTTATGGTCCAAGAAGGGCAAATTTCAAAATACTTCCAATAATGATAATAGTGGTGTTCCTGTTGATATCAATTTGCCTTGGACTAATAGAGGACAAACATCATGA
- the LOC130820402 gene encoding aspartic proteinase CDR1-like translates to MHILFYFLFAILLSINIFITRCKSQKDDFTIDLVHRYSTISPFYNSSMTHKERLQMLALHSASRHKNLKKLVTNNHFDTNIIPNDGDYLIKLAVGNPPVNLFAIADTGSDLIWVQCEPCYLCYSQTTTIMFDPQNSRTFSTLPCSSSFCTNSTNMQCNDDDTSTECEYYYAYGNGSTITSGIMGTDLFTFNSNMTSSPCVFGCGLVQEGDGFDSNAAGLVGLGGGPLSLISQMGPTISYKFSYCLTPFASNSTSKLTLGGNTKNGQPKFMTPLVSLDSPTYYAVNLKGLRVGSEELIVNKPLVIDSGSTLTYLDASVYSRLEDMVQGVILGTPVSDPPQELSLCYDNNLRVDQLSFDIALQFDGGDLILKGLNIFIDYDEYFCLAFVPSTEDGDPLILGNVAQVNFKVEFDLKGKTVSFTPTTCN, encoded by the coding sequence ATGCATATTCTATTCTATTTTCTCTTCGCAATATTATTAtccattaatattttcataacaCGATGTAAGTCCCAAAAAGACGATTTCACTATAGATCTTGTACACCGTTACTCTACAATCTCTCCATTCTACAACTCTTCTATGACTCACAAAGAACGTCTTCAAATGTTAGCCCTTCACTCTGCTTCGAGGCATAAAAACTTGAAAAAGCTCGTAACCAATAATCATTTTGACACGAATATAATCCCAAATGACGGAGATTATCTGATCAAGCTTGCGGTTGGCAATCCACCAGTTAATTTATTTGCTATCGCTGATACTGGGAGTGACCTCATATGGGTACAGTGCGAGCCATGTTACCTTTGTTATTcgcaaacaacaacaataatgttCGACCCTCAAAATTCTAGAACCTTCTCGACACTTCCTTGTAGCTCATCATTTTGCACCAATTCTACCAACATGCAATGTAACGATGATGATACTAGTACAGAATGTGAGTATTATTATGCATATGGAAATGGTTCAACTATTACTTCAGGGATTATGGGGACAGACTTATTTACCTTTAATTCAAATATGACCTCATCTCCATGTGTGTTTGGGTGTGGGCTTGTGCAAGAAGGAGATGGGTTTGATTCTAATGCAGCTGGGCTAGTGGGCCTTGGTGGTGGCCCACTATCACTTATTTCTCAAATGGGACCCACAATATCTTACAAATTCTCATATTGCTTGACCCCTTTTGCCTCTAACTCTACAAGCAAGTTAACATTAGGAGGCAACACTAAAAATGGGCAACCCAAGTTTATGACTCCTTTGGTGTCCTTAGATAGCCCTACTTATTACGCGGTTAATTTAAAGGGATTACGAGTAGGGTCAGAAGAACTAATCGTAAACAAACCGTTAGTTATTGATAGTGGTTCGACACTGACTTATCTAGACGCGAGTGTTTACTCGCGTCTAGAGGATATGGTACAAGGAGTCATCCTTGGGACTCCAGTATCGGACCCACCACAAGAGCTTAGCTTATGCTATGATAACAATTTGAGGGTTGATCAACTTTCCTTTGATATAGCTCTTCAATTTGATGGGGGTGACCTTATTCTTAAGGGACTAAACATTTTCATAGACTATGATGAATATTTTTGCTTAGCATTTGTGCCCTCTACAGAGGATGGTGACCCTTTAATTCTTGGGAATGTTGCTCAAGTGAACTTTAAAGTGGAGTTTGATTTAAAGGGGAAGACTGTATCTTTTACTCCTACTACTTGTAATTAA
- the LOC130821765 gene encoding aspartic proteinase CDR1-like, with protein MKNNHFNMFFPMLCIFTLLSYTYLEHPTLIEASQTRTKNGFTLDLIHRYYSPISPSYNNSMSSKELFRRVLLSSASRYQEILSQQLETKQLQTNLIPNEGDYLVKLTVGTPSIDLFAVLVTNSDLTWFQCLPCTLCYTQNTTFFDPQISSTYNTLGCDAQLCNSLDSTHTNCDQSNDFCRYWYSYGNGTSLTEGVMGTDSFYFTSNNDGTQQLDFTSILFGCGSQQNEQFDMNSAGVLGLGNGPISLVSQLGSSIDYKFSYCLPFFDSNQATKLRFGSNLYQNSPGEILTVPLLASTSAPNFYNLGLNGISIGQTRMSLNREISIDTGTSLTYVNPLIFYNLEAMVSSAIGANPVSNDPSVDGLLCYDTVTTTVLSLPDITFHLIGGDLVFKSRNIFVSYDTYVCLSIAMSSNDGDPMVIGNMAQINFEIEFDLLSQTVSFAPTDCSY; from the coding sequence ATGAAaaataaccatttcaacatgttTTTCCCAATGCTTTGTATCTTTACACTACTCTCCTACACTTACTTAGAGCATCCAACCCTCATTGAAGCAAGTCAAACTCGAACCAAAAATGGGTTCACTCTCGACTTAATCCACCGTTATTACTCACCAATATCGCCTTCCTACAACAACTCCATGTCTTCTAAAGAACTCTTCCGCCGAGTACTCCTTTCCTCGGCCTCAAGGTACCAAGAAATTTTATCGCAACAACTAGAAACAAAACAACTTCAGACTAATTTAATTCCGAATGAAGGAGATTACCTTGTGAAACTTACCGTTGGTACTCCATCTATAGACTTATTCGCGGTTTTAGTAACAAATAGTGATCTAACATGGTTTCAATGCTTACCATGTACCCTTTGTTACACACAAAACACAACATTTTTCGACCCTCAAATTTCCTCGACCTATAATACTTTAGGTTGCGATGCACAACTTTGCAATAGTCTTGATTCTACTCATACAAACTGTGATCAAAGTAACGATTTCTGTCGATATTGGTATTCGTATGGCAATGGGACTAGTCTTACGGAAGGAGTCATGGGAACCGACTCGTTTTACTTCACATCGAATAATGATGGAACTCAACAACTCGACTTTACATCCATTCTATTCGGGTGTGGCTCTCAGCAAAACGAGCAATTCGATATGAACTCTGCAGGTGTTTTAGGTCTAGGAAATGGACCTATTTCACTAGTATCCCAATTAGGCTCCTCAATTGACTATAAATTCTCTTATTGTTTACCCTTTTTTGACTCAAATCAAGCAACAAAATTGAGATTTGGTAGTAATCTTTACCAAAATTCTCCAGGAGAAATTCTGACAGTTCCTTTACTAGCTAGTACTAGTGCACCAAACTTCTATAATCTTGGCTTAAATGGGATTAGTATTGGGCAGACGCGAATGAGCCTAAACCGAGAAATAAGCATAGACACCGGAACTTCCCTTACTTACGTAAACCCATTGATCTTCTATAATCTCGAAGCTATGGTTAGTAGTGCTATAGGGGCAAACCCGGTTTCTAATGATCCTAGTGTGGACGGTTTGTTATGTTACGATACAGTTACAACCACGGTTTTAAGTCTTCCTGATATAACTTTTCATTTGATTGGGGGGGACTTGGTATTCAAGTCACGTAACATTTTCGTTTCGTATGATACTTACGTGTGCTTGTCGATTGCTATGTCGTCTAATGATGGAGATCCAATGGTGATCGGGAATATGGCTCAGATTAATTTTGAGATCGAGTTTGATTTACTAAGCCAGACAGTTAGCTTTGCTCCTACAGACTGTTCTTATTGA
- the LOC130820404 gene encoding uncharacterized protein LOC130820404 isoform X1: protein MSCVLQIHHLLLLTLINLLFFNGYSVVIYEEGYTVTTVFDGNKLKINPRSVYPRPKSHDLLLLDSTKSVFYTLSLPLSQESLVQRFYGNENGKSEYSDGDASLATFNKPRSFTVDMKGNVYVADRFNHAIRKIGSSGATTIAGGFSKSPGRDDGPGRNATFSDDYEITFVPDMCALLVMDHGSQLIRQINLKQNDCVSSRSGGVGSTTTWVAALAVASLVGMLVGFITHPYIIRTEELKLLSRSKSWNFYLMIPGRQTWMRCFANKSVVASPTIRFLRQLIMPFFHHLSLIFRFCLKKDDSRSSGVRKEYVSLLDSDDTSTSEYCAISQKYADQLKELMTSNGDLGSYNRFNAISKHEDVLETDEHSRGQIDTLIRGNMQKFVEDAGKSTVLEETFVGVSTVVKRR, encoded by the exons ATGTCTTGTGTGCTTCAAATTCATCATCTACTCTTACTAACCCTAATCAATCTACTCTTCTTCAATG gatATTCAGTGGTAATTTATGAGGAAGGATACACAGTAACAACAGTTTTTGATGGCAATAAACTCAAAATCAATCCTCGTTCGGTTTATCCTCGTCCGAAATCCCATGATCTTCTCCTTCTTGATTCAACTAAAAGTGTTTTTTACACACTGTCTCTTCCACTTTCTCAAG AGAGTTTGGTGCAGAGGTTTTATGGGAATGAAAATGGAAAGTCTGAATACTCTGATGGTGATGCAAGTTTAGCAACATTTAACAAACCCAGAAGCTTTACTGTGGATATGAAGGGGAATGTATATGTTGCTGATAGATTTAATCATGCCATTCGGAAGATTGGTTCTTCAG GCGCCACAACGATTGCTGGAGGTTTTTCAAAGTCACCTGGCCGTGATGATGGACCTGGAAGAAATGCAACTTTTTCTGATGATTACGAGATAACTTTTGTACCAGATATGTGTGCCCTGCTGGTCATGGACCATGGGAGTCAATTGATTCGTCAGATTAATCTGAAGCAAAACGATTGTGTTTCTTCTCGTTCTG GAGGTGTGGGTTCAACCACAACATGGGTCGCAGCGCTTGCAGTTGCAAGCTTGGTTGGAATGCTAGTTGGATTTATAACCCATCCTTATATTATTCGAACG GAAGAGTTGAAACTCCTCAGCCGCAGCAAGTCATGGAATTTTTACCTAATGATTCCGGGGAGACAAACATGGATGCGTTGCTTCGCCAACAAAAGCGTAGTTGCTAGCCCAACAATCCGATTTCTGAGGCAGCTTATTATGCCATTTTTCCATCACCTTTCGCTTATTTTTCGTTTTTGTTTGAAGAAAGATGATTCTCGTTCTAGTGGTGTACGTAAGGAGTACGTTTCTCTTTTAGATTCTGACGACACGAGTACTTCAGAGTATTGTGCTATATCACAAAAATATGCTGATCAATTGAAGGAACTGATGACTTCTAATGGAGATTTAGGATCATACAACAGGTTTAACGCCATTTCGAAACATGAAGATGTATTGGAGACGGATGAACACAGTCGTGGGCAGATTGATACTCTGATTCGTGGTAATATGCAAAAATTTGTCGAGGATGCTGGTAAATCAACTGTACTTGAGGAAACCTTTGTTGGCGTCTCTACTGTGGTCAAGCGGAGATGA
- the LOC130820404 gene encoding uncharacterized protein LOC130820404 isoform X2: protein MSCVLQIHHLLLLTLINLLFFNGYSVVIYEEGYTVTTVFDGNKLKINPRSVYPRPKSHDLLLLDSTKSVFYTLSLPLSQESLVQRFYGNENGKSEYSDGDASLATFNKPRSFTVDMKGNVYVADRFNHAIRKIGSSGATTIAGGFSKSPGRDDGPGRNATFSDDYEITFVPDMCALLVMDHGSQLIRQINLKQNDCVSSRSGGVGSTTTWVAALAVASLVGMLVGFITHPYIIRTTGRVETPQPQQVMEFLPNDSGETNMDALLRQQKRSC, encoded by the exons ATGTCTTGTGTGCTTCAAATTCATCATCTACTCTTACTAACCCTAATCAATCTACTCTTCTTCAATG gatATTCAGTGGTAATTTATGAGGAAGGATACACAGTAACAACAGTTTTTGATGGCAATAAACTCAAAATCAATCCTCGTTCGGTTTATCCTCGTCCGAAATCCCATGATCTTCTCCTTCTTGATTCAACTAAAAGTGTTTTTTACACACTGTCTCTTCCACTTTCTCAAG AGAGTTTGGTGCAGAGGTTTTATGGGAATGAAAATGGAAAGTCTGAATACTCTGATGGTGATGCAAGTTTAGCAACATTTAACAAACCCAGAAGCTTTACTGTGGATATGAAGGGGAATGTATATGTTGCTGATAGATTTAATCATGCCATTCGGAAGATTGGTTCTTCAG GCGCCACAACGATTGCTGGAGGTTTTTCAAAGTCACCTGGCCGTGATGATGGACCTGGAAGAAATGCAACTTTTTCTGATGATTACGAGATAACTTTTGTACCAGATATGTGTGCCCTGCTGGTCATGGACCATGGGAGTCAATTGATTCGTCAGATTAATCTGAAGCAAAACGATTGTGTTTCTTCTCGTTCTG GAGGTGTGGGTTCAACCACAACATGGGTCGCAGCGCTTGCAGTTGCAAGCTTGGTTGGAATGCTAGTTGGATTTATAACCCATCCTTATATTATTCGAACG ACAGGAAGAGTTGAAACTCCTCAGCCGCAGCAAGTCATGGAATTTTTACCTAATGATTCCGGGGAGACAAACATGGATGCGTTGCTTCGCCAACAAAAGCGTAGTTGCTAG